From one Phocaeicola salanitronis DSM 18170 genomic stretch:
- a CDS encoding beta-class carbonic anhydrase, with the protein MIDELLEFNRSFVEDKGYEQYVTTKYPDKKIAIVTCMDTRLVELIPAALGLRNGDVKMIKNAGGTVTHPFGSVMRSLLVGIYELGVEEVMIIGHTDCGAQHMDSQVMLRHIKEHGVSDRDIEMMEYCNVDLHSWLSGFDNVEQSVRGSVHLVKHHPLVPKDVVVRGFVIDSVTGKLTEFENID; encoded by the coding sequence ATGATAGACGAATTATTGGAGTTCAATCGTTCCTTTGTGGAAGACAAAGGCTACGAACAGTATGTAACGACGAAATACCCGGATAAGAAGATTGCGATAGTAACATGCATGGATACGCGTCTGGTTGAGTTGATACCTGCTGCCTTGGGATTGCGAAACGGCGATGTAAAGATGATAAAAAACGCCGGAGGGACGGTGACGCATCCCTTTGGAAGTGTGATGCGCAGCTTGCTGGTAGGCATTTACGAGTTGGGAGTGGAAGAGGTGATGATTATCGGGCATACCGATTGTGGAGCACAGCACATGGATAGCCAGGTAATGCTTCGCCACATCAAGGAACATGGCGTTTCGGACAGGGATATCGAAATGATGGAGTATTGCAATGTCGATTTACATTCGTGGTTGAGCGGTTTCGACAATGTAGAGCAATCGGTGCGTGGAAGCGTACATTTGGTGAAACATCATCCTTTGGTGCCAAAAGATGTAGTGGTGCGTGGCTTTGTCATCGATTCGGTTACCGGCAAGTTGACGGAATTTGAAAATATCGATTGA